One window of the Pedobacter ginsengisoli genome contains the following:
- a CDS encoding SusC/RagA family TonB-linked outer membrane protein codes for MKKKRFVALIKTAMRISIAQIFLVVLFTCGAAAKNAGAQEILNKEVSISINNAKISELLNEIQDQTKVKFIYSPSVIKTDRKTSANYTKKRLGDILNETLYPLSIFYRVIDNRIILYDKDVSKKINEPNTSKPPLPIKGKVTSTKGETLPGVSVKIKGTTTAAITDINGNYVINAPDANSVLVFSYIGFTSKEVPVNGQSTLNVQLVEEETSLGEVVVLGYSTQKKKDLTGAVSVVNVADMIKQPSPSINNLLQGQASGVTILGSGQPGEEPQVRIRGVNTFGNNNPLYVVDGVPTLNVADINPNDIESMQVLKDAGSASIYGSRAANGVIVISTKKGKDKVKVQYDAYYGSQRPKTGNVWNILSPQEMANLKRLAETNTGETEFDDPLYGNGPTYVLPDYIYPLGAKEGDPSVNPSLYNVKPLFTSDEEYNSFYRINKANKSGTNWYDEIFNPAPITSQNISVSGGSDQGSYLFSANYFNQKGTLDRTYLKRYTVRSNTQYNIGKYVRVGENLAYTVTNNPKIDGLSGDNAIGHAFREQPIIPVYDIMGNFAGGYGGKLGDAYNPVAMLYRTKDNKATDNRLFGNIFAEADILPFLTLRTAFGADSFSGASRSFVFPQYENAENTTSNSYAESSNTGLEYTWTNTLSFNKTFNLHSLKVLVGTEYNKNRYSTMSGSNKGYFSFDPDYTNLSNGSGPMETVSERTADALFSLIGRVDYAFNDKYLIGATIRRDGSSKFLKNTYGVFPAVSAAWRISKESFLSDVKWITDLKIRGGWGIMGNQVNVSGANSFTTFGSSIGQSYYAIGGGNAVVAGFYQNQTGNPDAKWEKNVNSNFGFDATLFGGGIEISADYYQKNVRDLLYNPEMIATVGAATVPFVNIAQMKNDGFDISLTGHKDVGSDLKLNATATITTYRNEIKKVSGDVDYYDVDSRRFDGSRIIRNAVGHSVSEFFGYKIAGFWNSDTEIEAANAKAQVVTGDPNTVYQDDVKVGRFKYADVNGDGLITADDRTFLGNANPDFSYGLNLGASFKNFDFSAFFYGVQGNSIWNQVKWWTDFVPSFGGAKSHTALYDSWTPSHQNAKAPIQETTQSFSTNSVPNSYFVEKGSYLRLKNVQIGYTLPTNTLQKIGVNRLRVYISAANLFTVTKYSGVDPEVGTSSETGQQTAYGVDDGSYPSQRTFLLGLNLQF; via the coding sequence ATGAAAAAAAAGCGATTTGTTGCTTTAATAAAAACAGCAATGAGGATATCTATAGCCCAAATATTTCTTGTAGTTCTATTCACTTGTGGTGCAGCAGCAAAAAATGCAGGCGCTCAGGAGATACTGAATAAAGAAGTTTCCATCAGCATTAATAATGCTAAGATAAGTGAGCTATTAAATGAAATTCAAGACCAGACAAAAGTTAAATTTATTTATAGTCCATCGGTTATTAAAACTGACCGTAAAACATCAGCAAATTATACCAAAAAGCGGCTTGGAGATATTTTAAATGAAACATTATATCCATTAAGTATCTTTTACAGGGTAATTGACAACCGAATTATTCTTTACGATAAAGATGTTTCTAAGAAAATTAATGAACCAAACACTAGCAAGCCGCCTCTCCCAATTAAAGGTAAGGTAACGTCAACAAAGGGTGAAACATTACCAGGTGTGAGTGTGAAAATAAAGGGTACTACAACTGCTGCTATTACAGATATAAATGGAAATTATGTCATTAATGCACCTGATGCCAATTCCGTTTTAGTTTTTTCTTATATCGGTTTTACGTCAAAAGAAGTTCCGGTTAATGGCCAGAGCACTTTAAATGTTCAGCTTGTCGAAGAAGAAACTTCATTAGGTGAAGTTGTTGTTCTGGGTTATTCTACACAAAAGAAAAAGGACCTTACGGGAGCTGTCTCAGTAGTGAACGTTGCAGATATGATTAAGCAACCTAGCCCATCTATAAACAACCTTTTACAAGGGCAGGCATCCGGTGTTACTATTTTGGGGTCCGGACAACCAGGTGAAGAACCGCAGGTACGAATCAGGGGTGTAAATACTTTTGGTAATAACAATCCGCTTTACGTAGTTGATGGGGTCCCAACGCTCAATGTGGCTGATATTAATCCAAATGACATAGAGTCGATGCAGGTATTAAAAGATGCAGGATCTGCTTCAATATATGGATCACGTGCGGCAAATGGAGTTATTGTAATCAGCACTAAAAAAGGGAAAGATAAAGTAAAGGTGCAGTATGATGCTTATTATGGTAGCCAGCGACCTAAAACAGGAAATGTCTGGAACATTCTGTCGCCTCAGGAGATGGCAAACCTGAAAAGACTTGCAGAAACAAATACTGGAGAAACGGAGTTTGATGATCCACTATATGGAAATGGGCCAACCTATGTATTGCCAGACTATATCTATCCACTTGGAGCTAAAGAAGGAGATCCTTCTGTAAATCCATCATTGTATAACGTAAAGCCCTTATTTACTTCTGATGAAGAATATAATAGCTTTTATAGAATTAACAAAGCAAACAAATCAGGGACGAATTGGTATGATGAAATATTTAATCCTGCACCAATAACTAGTCAGAATATTTCTGTAAGTGGCGGTTCAGACCAGGGGAGTTATCTTTTTTCTGCAAATTACTTTAATCAGAAAGGAACTCTGGATAGAACTTATCTAAAGAGATACACGGTACGTTCTAATACTCAATATAACATTGGAAAATATGTTAGAGTTGGCGAGAACTTAGCTTATACCGTTACAAATAATCCTAAAATAGATGGACTTAGCGGCGATAACGCCATAGGGCATGCTTTTAGAGAACAGCCAATAATTCCTGTATATGATATTATGGGTAATTTTGCCGGGGGGTATGGTGGGAAATTGGGTGATGCCTATAATCCGGTAGCCATGTTGTATCGTACTAAAGATAATAAAGCAACAGACAATAGGTTATTTGGAAATATATTTGCAGAAGCTGATATTTTGCCTTTTCTAACACTTAGGACTGCATTTGGTGCCGATTCATTTTCAGGAGCATCAAGGTCATTTGTTTTTCCTCAATATGAAAATGCCGAGAATACAACCAGTAATAGTTATGCAGAATCTTCAAATACAGGGCTAGAGTATACCTGGACAAATACCTTGTCATTTAACAAAACTTTTAATTTGCATAGCTTAAAGGTATTGGTAGGTACTGAATATAATAAGAATCGGTATAGCACCATGAGTGGTAGTAACAAAGGATATTTTTCATTTGATCCTGATTACACAAACCTTTCAAATGGCAGTGGACCAATGGAAACTGTTAGTGAAAGAACCGCCGATGCTTTATTTTCGCTAATAGGCCGTGTTGATTATGCTTTTAATGATAAATATCTTATCGGAGCTACGATTCGTAGAGATGGTTCATCCAAATTTCTAAAAAATACTTATGGAGTTTTTCCTGCTGTAAGTGCTGCCTGGAGAATTTCTAAAGAGAGTTTTTTGTCTGATGTAAAATGGATTACTGATCTTAAAATAAGAGGTGGTTGGGGTATTATGGGTAACCAGGTAAATGTTTCAGGCGCCAACTCCTTTACAACATTTGGCAGCTCTATTGGCCAATCTTACTATGCAATAGGTGGTGGGAATGCTGTAGTTGCAGGGTTCTATCAAAATCAAACAGGAAATCCCGATGCCAAATGGGAGAAAAATGTAAACTCAAACTTTGGTTTTGATGCAACATTATTTGGTGGTGGCATAGAGATCTCTGCTGATTATTATCAGAAGAATGTTCGTGATCTTTTGTACAACCCAGAGATGATTGCAACAGTAGGTGCTGCTACTGTGCCATTTGTTAACATTGCCCAAATGAAAAATGATGGTTTCGATATATCTTTAACAGGACATAAGGATGTAGGCAGTGATCTTAAGCTTAATGCTACTGCTACCATTACAACCTATCGGAATGAGATAAAAAAAGTATCCGGGGATGTTGATTATTACGACGTAGATTCAAGAAGATTTGATGGAAGTCGTATCATTCGTAATGCGGTAGGTCATTCTGTTAGTGAATTCTTTGGTTATAAAATAGCAGGTTTCTGGAATTCAGATACTGAGATTGAAGCAGCAAATGCTAAAGCTCAGGTCGTTACCGGCGATCCAAATACCGTATATCAGGATGATGTTAAAGTTGGCAGGTTTAAATATGCAGATGTAAATGGAGATGGACTGATCACTGCTGATGACAGAACCTTTTTAGGTAATGCAAATCCAGATTTCAGTTATGGACTTAATCTTGGTGCCAGCTTTAAAAATTTCGACTTTAGTGCTTTCTTTTATGGGGTTCAAGGCAATTCAATTTGGAACCAGGTAAAATGGTGGACTGATTTTGTGCCTTCTTTTGGAGGAGCAAAAAGTCATACGGCTCTTTATGATTCATGGACTCCCTCACATCAGAACGCAAAAGCACCAATACAGGAAACAACCCAGTCTTTTAGTACAAATAGCGTCCCTAATTCTTATTTCGTAGAGAAAGGTTCGTACCTGAGACTCAAAAATGTACAAATTGGTTACACACTTCCTACTAATACACTTCAAAAGATAGGTGTTAACAGGCTAAGAGTTTATATCTCTGCTGCCAATTTGTTTACAGTAACAAAATATTCAGGAGTGGATCCGGAGGTTGGAACTTCAAGTGAAACCGGACAGCAGACAGCTTATGGGGTTGATGATGGTTCTTATCCAAGTCAGCGGACTTTCTTGCTGGGTTTAAATTTACAGTTTTAA
- a CDS encoding RNA polymerase sigma factor, translated as MNCRQLSDDELIVLFRGSCQHAFKEMYLRYWQKVYQVAYKKVHHKELAEELTQNLFVELWRRRETVTINSLSAYLFGSLKYCIINHYKSLLVQENYHNYVKASANYGVVNNADYLLMLNELSDALTRGIALLPKKTAQVFRMSRIEHRSVKDISEQLNISEKAVEYHITQSLKSIRFYLKEYLFLLVTFIIFL; from the coding sequence ATGAATTGCAGGCAATTATCTGACGACGAATTAATTGTTCTTTTCAGAGGAAGTTGCCAGCATGCCTTTAAGGAAATGTATTTGCGATACTGGCAAAAGGTGTATCAGGTCGCTTATAAGAAAGTGCATCATAAGGAGCTTGCAGAAGAATTAACTCAAAATCTCTTTGTAGAGCTGTGGAGGCGAAGGGAAACGGTTACAATAAACTCATTAAGTGCTTATCTTTTCGGAAGTTTAAAATATTGCATAATCAATCACTATAAATCATTATTAGTTCAGGAAAATTACCATAATTATGTAAAGGCTTCTGCAAATTATGGCGTAGTAAACAATGCCGATTATTTATTGATGCTTAATGAACTCTCTGATGCGCTGACCAGGGGTATTGCATTACTCCCTAAAAAAACAGCCCAAGTGTTTAGAATGAGTCGTATTGAGCACCGATCAGTTAAAGATATATCTGAACAGCTGAATATATCAGAAAAGGCAGTTGAATATCATATTACCCAGTCTCTTAAATCAATTCGATTTTATCTTAAAGAGTACCTGTTTCTGCTGGTTACTTTTATTATTTTTCTATAG
- a CDS encoding cellulase family glycosylhydrolase yields the protein MFQKLILIRLFSIIAVSVLYSSSGFAQGFLRADGKKIVNERGENVLLRGIGLGGWMLQEGYMLKINNEGQQYRIRERIEELMGEKQTQEFYDLWLANHTRKIDVDSMKAWGFNSIRLPMHYNLYTLPIEKEPVKEQNTWLEKGFAMTDSLLAWCRANQMYLILDLHAAPGGQGNDLNISDRDPSKPSLWDSQANQEKTIALWRKLAERYANEPWIGGYDIINEPNWGFEDLSNDKNGINEKKNAPLRKLMIDITNAIREVDNKHIVIIEGNGWGNNYNGILPQWDKNMVLSFHKYWSYNDQPSAENMIKTRDQYNIPVWLGETGENSNVWFTEAIRLFEANNIGWAWWPLKKVGANNPMEIKSNLNYNDVVNYINGNGNKPKESNVYSGLMELATYARLENTIIHYDVIDAMIRQPFSAETKPFKKHFIGSNSLIHAVDYDLGRNGIAYFDKDTADYHVSTGKYTAGNRGRIYRNDGVDIVKDDIKYESYYVNNIESGEWLQYTVDIEKKGVYTIKLNIASDNSRGRISLTSNGVLIAKEVKVPNTGNMKTFKTIEIKNIALNAGKQRIKVLADTGYFNFNYLQFIR from the coding sequence ATGTTTCAAAAATTAATACTAATAAGGCTATTTTCTATAATAGCTGTATCCGTTTTGTATTCCAGTTCTGGTTTTGCACAAGGTTTTTTAAGGGCAGATGGAAAGAAGATAGTAAATGAAAGGGGTGAAAATGTATTGTTAAGAGGTATTGGCCTGGGTGGTTGGATGCTTCAGGAAGGTTATATGTTAAAAATAAACAATGAGGGGCAACAATATCGTATCCGTGAAAGAATTGAGGAACTTATGGGTGAGAAACAAACCCAGGAGTTTTATGATCTGTGGCTTGCTAATCATACCAGAAAGATTGATGTTGATTCAATGAAGGCATGGGGTTTTAACTCAATCAGGTTACCTATGCATTATAATCTATACACTTTACCAATAGAAAAAGAACCTGTTAAGGAGCAAAACACCTGGCTTGAAAAAGGATTCGCTATGACTGATTCTTTGCTTGCATGGTGCAGGGCTAATCAGATGTATTTAATTCTGGATCTTCATGCTGCACCTGGAGGTCAGGGCAATGATTTAAATATTTCAGATCGTGACCCTTCCAAACCTTCATTATGGGATAGCCAGGCTAATCAGGAAAAAACAATAGCATTATGGCGGAAATTGGCTGAACGATACGCCAATGAACCGTGGATTGGAGGATACGATATTATAAATGAGCCAAACTGGGGATTTGAAGACCTTTCTAATGATAAAAATGGAATAAATGAAAAAAAGAATGCTCCATTAAGGAAATTGATGATTGATATTACAAATGCAATAAGAGAGGTAGATAACAAACACATTGTTATCATTGAGGGCAATGGTTGGGGCAATAACTATAATGGCATTCTTCCACAATGGGATAAGAATATGGTCTTAAGCTTTCATAAATACTGGAGCTATAATGATCAACCGTCGGCTGAAAATATGATTAAAACAAGAGATCAGTACAATATTCCTGTTTGGTTGGGCGAGACAGGAGAGAATTCTAACGTTTGGTTTACAGAGGCTATTCGTTTGTTTGAAGCCAATAATATCGGTTGGGCATGGTGGCCGTTAAAGAAGGTTGGCGCTAATAATCCGATGGAAATAAAATCTAACCTGAACTACAATGATGTTGTAAATTATATAAATGGCAATGGAAATAAGCCTAAAGAAAGTAATGTTTATAGTGGCTTAATGGAACTTGCTACATATGCAAGACTCGAAAATACAATTATTCATTATGATGTGATTGATGCGATGATACGCCAACCTTTTTCTGCCGAAACCAAACCTTTTAAAAAGCATTTTATTGGAAGCAATTCCTTAATACATGCAGTTGACTATGATTTGGGTAGAAATGGAATTGCGTATTTTGACAAGGATACGGCAGACTACCATGTCTCAACAGGCAAATATACTGCAGGAAACAGGGGGAGGATTTATAGAAATGATGGAGTAGATATCGTAAAAGACGATATTAAGTATGAATCTTATTATGTTAACAATATCGAATCAGGAGAATGGCTTCAGTATACTGTTGATATAGAGAAAAAAGGAGTATATACTATTAAACTAAATATTGCTTCAGATAATTCCAGAGGAAGAATTTCTTTAACTTCTAACGGTGTTTTAATTGCTAAAGAGGTTAAGGTACCAAATACAGGGAATATGAAAACCTTTAAAACAATAGAAATAAAGAATATTGCATTAAATGCCGGAAAACAAAGGATAAAGGTTTTGGCAGATACAGGTTATTTTAATTTTAATTACCTTCAATTTATTAGATAA
- a CDS encoding FecR family protein: MSREAFHLLLERYLQNRCTDEEKEIIEKWYGMLDKHDMEDVDSTQVNALEQKLWDRIHESAIVAEGEVPVRQLKSHNRPSRALVASVAAIVAGFVIITAYIFFTGDSKKPEFLAAAVADDINSIANNTLQPMLVNLEDGSTVILQPKSLLKYPKHFSKTIREVTLKGEGFFEISKNPSRPFLVYNSNVITRVVGTSFIVKTNEIANETEVTVKTGKVIVSPNSGSLSFKIDEILKSAKGVVLTPNQKTVYSASENTFATTLVDKPLPIAKNSKQPSKENYSFNDSRVADVLNQLQKSYGVEFVVEDKELYNYTFTGDLSEQNLFSQLDFLCESIQATYQVKETKIIIKEKK; this comes from the coding sequence ATGAGCAGAGAAGCATTTCATCTATTGTTAGAAAGGTACTTGCAGAACAGATGTACAGATGAAGAAAAAGAAATTATTGAAAAATGGTATGGAATGCTTGACAAGCATGACATGGAGGATGTAGATTCTACCCAGGTAAATGCATTGGAGCAGAAACTATGGGATAGAATACATGAAAGTGCCATAGTAGCAGAAGGTGAGGTGCCAGTTCGTCAACTTAAGTCTCACAATAGGCCTTCAAGAGCATTAGTAGCTTCAGTAGCCGCTATAGTTGCAGGCTTTGTTATTATTACAGCATATATATTTTTTACCGGAGATAGTAAAAAGCCCGAATTCTTAGCGGCTGCAGTTGCAGATGATATTAATTCTATTGCAAATAATACTTTACAACCTATGTTAGTTAATTTGGAAGATGGCAGTACTGTTATCCTGCAACCAAAATCTTTATTGAAATATCCTAAGCATTTTTCAAAAACCATTCGAGAAGTAACACTTAAGGGTGAAGGTTTTTTTGAAATAAGCAAAAATCCATCCAGACCATTTTTGGTATACAATAGCAATGTAATCACAAGGGTTGTAGGTACAAGCTTTATTGTAAAAACAAATGAAATAGCAAATGAAACAGAAGTAACCGTTAAAACAGGTAAAGTAATTGTTTCTCCAAATTCAGGTAGTCTTTCGTTTAAAATTGATGAGATTTTAAAATCAGCAAAAGGGGTAGTGCTTACACCCAATCAAAAAACTGTTTATAGTGCATCTGAAAATACCTTCGCAACCACGCTTGTAGATAAACCTTTGCCAATAGCAAAAAATAGTAAACAGCCTTCAAAAGAGAATTATTCCTTTAATGATAGCCGTGTTGCTGATGTATTAAATCAACTTCAAAAATCTTATGGGGTTGAATTTGTGGTAGAAGACAAGGAATTGTACAATTATACATTTACAGGCGACCTCTCAGAACAAAACTTATTCAGTCAGTTAGATTTTCTATGCGAATCAATTCAGGCAACCTATCAGGTAAAAGAAACCAAAATAATAATCAAAGAAAAAAAGTAA
- a CDS encoding multiheme c-type cytochrome produces MKRKGRLFLVLSIIAVLVILFSQCMDASKMKATETSIAGAKTCVQCHKDISNSYLNNAHFAASTPIENNNQINLGTDYVYEYDKNLKVAIEKRDSGTFQVVYFNGHEKLARRFDIAIGSGKNAYTYASWRGNILSQLPLSFFKQINGWANSPGMRTSSPDFGRIIDSRCLECHSSFIESKKESNGSLIVSHEMLKSSLVYGIDCERCHGPAGKHVEFHLKNPDKKDAKFIALYKTLTRKQRVDACGVCHSGNDAELLKSTFSFKPGEDIKEYYAHISSSQESQPDVHGQQNQMLEGSKCFTKSNSLECSTCHSPHDQNKGSLTLYSKKCISCHSTIEHTQKTLESAMVKTNCIDCHMPLKPSKVISFQQAGKSEVSPYMLRSHRIAIY; encoded by the coding sequence ATGAAGCGTAAAGGGCGTTTATTCCTTGTTCTCAGTATTATTGCTGTTTTAGTTATTCTGTTTTCTCAATGTATGGATGCCTCTAAAATGAAAGCAACAGAAACAAGCATTGCAGGGGCAAAAACATGTGTGCAGTGCCATAAAGATATTTCCAATTCATATCTAAACAATGCTCATTTTGCTGCTTCAACTCCAATTGAGAATAATAATCAGATTAATCTGGGCACTGATTATGTTTATGAATATGATAAAAATTTAAAAGTTGCTATAGAAAAAAGAGATAGTGGTACCTTTCAGGTTGTGTATTTTAATGGCCATGAAAAACTTGCAAGAAGATTTGATATTGCTATTGGTTCGGGTAAAAATGCTTATACCTATGCCTCATGGCGAGGAAATATATTAAGCCAGCTTCCATTGTCTTTTTTTAAGCAAATAAATGGCTGGGCCAACAGTCCTGGTATGCGAACAAGCAGCCCGGATTTTGGAAGGATAATAGACTCAAGATGTTTAGAGTGCCATAGCTCTTTTATTGAAAGTAAAAAGGAAAGCAATGGAAGTTTAATTGTTTCTCACGAAATGTTGAAATCTTCTTTAGTTTATGGAATTGATTGCGAACGGTGTCATGGACCAGCAGGTAAACATGTTGAATTCCATTTAAAAAATCCAGATAAGAAGGACGCTAAATTTATTGCTCTTTACAAAACGCTTACCAGGAAACAGAGAGTTGATGCATGCGGTGTTTGTCATTCAGGCAATGATGCGGAATTGCTGAAATCTACATTTTCATTTAAACCGGGAGAGGATATTAAGGAATATTATGCTCATATTTCATCTTCACAAGAGTCTCAACCAGATGTTCATGGGCAACAGAATCAGATGCTTGAGGGGAGCAAATGCTTCACCAAAAGTAATTCACTAGAGTGCTCAACGTGTCATAGTCCTCATGATCAGAACAAAGGAAGTTTAACATTGTATTCAAAAAAATGTATAAGTTGCCACTCTACCATAGAGCATACACAGAAAACATTGGAAAGTGCTATGGTAAAAACCAATTGCATTGATTGCCATATGCCTTTAAAACCCTCAAAGGTAATTAGCTTTCAACAGGCAGGTAAGTCAGAAGTAAGCCCATACATGCTTAGATCGCACCGGATAGCAATATATTAG